The genomic window ttttGACCCATTATCGACCCATTATTAATCCATTATCAACCCATTATTGACCCATTGCTAACCCATTATTGACCCATTGTTAACTCATTATTGACCATTATTGACCTGTTATTGACCATTACTGacccattattaacccattatcgACTCATTATTAACCCCATTATCAACCCATTGTTAACCCATTATTGACCCATTGTTAACCCATTATCGacccattattaacccattatcaACCCATTGTTAacccattattaacccattattgatccattattaacccattattaacccattattgaCCATTATTGACCCATTGTTAACCCATTATTAACACATTATTGACCCGTTATCAAGCCATTCTGAACTCACAGTGCTCAATCATCAATACAAAGATGATACAGACTCTAACTCTGTCTCCATTACTCTCTGCTCAGCTcaaagcccctccccctccacaaCCAACACGACAACCCTGCCCACTTCACCACCCAACCCCGCAGACCTCAGATACACCACCCGTCCCTCTGATGTAGTGGCGGCGGTCGGAGAATCCGTCGTGTTCCGATGTGGTGTTCCCAAAACCTCCTCAGGCCTGAGCTTCACCCTCTACGGATCCCATCGGAACTACACCCTGAGGTGTCCTGGTGACCATGTGGAGGACATCCCACAGGTGGGTTTAGTCTGGGCTCAGGCTGGGTTTAGACTAGCCTTTGGCTGTGCTCAGGCTGGGCTTAGACTAGGCTTAGGTGGGGTTTAGGAAAAAAGTagaaccgggtaccagattccaggttcttttacatcaggggtcaccaatcctggtcctcgagggccggaatcctgcatgttttagatgtatccctcttccaaaacACCCGAtttaaatgataagcctatcatcaagctctgcagaagcctgataatgaccgtcaggtgtgctggaagagggaaacatctaaaacatgcaggataccggccctcgaggaccaggattggtgacccctgttttacatgagggaaatgcaaaaaggcagagtcaagtcgagtcgagccagtatcATGAAGTGGAAACATGACATACGTCTGGGTTTAGTCTGGGTTTAGTCTTGGTTCAGTCTTGGTCTAGTCTGGGTTTAGTCTGGGTCTAGTCttggtccagtccaggtccagtccttATCTGGTCTCAACACTTCGTTAAGTGTAagtgttctggttctgctctctGTTTGAGGTGTTCTGGTTTGTGGTTCAGCCCAGTGGGTTTGATCCAGTTTAATTTTAGACTCAGACGTGTGTCTCAGATGTGTCCTCACCACATATTTGACCTGTTTTTAAggcttttttattaaatacattgtGTTGGTCTGTATGAAGACTTTGAGGGGTCAAAGGTTAGCCCCGCCCTCTGTCTGTGTCCTCAGGCTCTGGATGGAAGCTGTGAGATCAAAGGTCCAGAGCTATTGGCCGTTTGGACGCTGAAGGGGGCATCGTTCTCTGATAACAGGACCAGGGTCATGTGTCATCAGTCAGCCAATCCTGACGCTCCGTCAGCTCATCTCGTGGTTTACGGTTAGACCTCCTCCATTTCCTCCATCGCCTACAAATCCGATGATCCTCTGCTCCAGAGGCCTATACACTGTCCTGTGTCACCCCCAGATGATGGCTCGTCCTACTCTGTCCTGATTGGCTGCACCATCGGGGGTTTCTTTGGCGTCCTGTTGGTGTTTGGTCTGTGGTTCATGGCGCTGCAGAGATCGGAGACCCTGCGCACGTGTTTCGGTGAGTTTCAGCCACGCCCccagtcacatgaccaacctcCACCTGACCCCAAAGGTCAAACACCTGACTTTTGACCTCATGTTTGTGTTCACAGGAGGAAAAGAAACTGAAGAGGATTTAAGCTCCATCGTAACCAAGGAAAGTCAAGTCAAGTGAAGTCGAGGAGGACTTATGTCCACCTACATCCACCTATGTCCATCTACATCCATATACGTCCACCTACGTCCACCCACCCAAGTTGGtgaactgtctgtctctctgtctgtctgtctgtcccccccccccgatcTGGTCATCCAGCTGTAGACTCTGTTTGCTCATTTGTGatccatgtattttttttttttttttaattttgtgttacatgttttgtttttttttattttatgatccatgaattttttaaattttgtgatccatgtttttttttgtttttttttaatgttgtgatccatgtattttttttattgtatttgtgaTCCATGTAAATATAGTAAATAAAAACTGATGGCCTTCTTTCATTTAATCAGTCCAGTATCTGAAGGGGAGGGAAGCCATTtggttttcactgtttttctgtgaggtcagctgttgtttttttgttgtgtgttaGCTGAGTAAGCTTCCTGGTtatatgtttgttgttttggccacgCCCACCCTGATGTCTTTGTTCCTGATGTGCTGATAAAACACTCAAATATCATgttggactggagttggacaGACTTTTCTTTGGAGCTGGAAGAAGGAGGGGAGACATTttgggccggatctatcaaaggtttgcgtgtattaaaacgtgtgcaaactcattgcacgcgcaaaaaaatgtacaaactgatttactaacagtgtgcaataagggttgcgtctttcaaaggtgcaaaatagcgcatctgcatccagttagtacgtttgcctcaatgaatatgcaatatggggtgttt from Sphaeramia orbicularis chromosome 16, fSphaOr1.1, whole genome shotgun sequence includes these protein-coding regions:
- the LOC115435136 gene encoding uncharacterized protein LOC115435136, translating into MRRMKVHHMFLLVFVLHMTFDLSAQSPSPSTTNTTTLPTSPPNPADLRYTTRPSDVVAAVGESVVFRCGVPKTSSGLSFTLYGSHRNYTLRCPGDHVEDIPQALDGSCEIKGPELLAVWTLKGASFSDNRTRVMCHQSANPDAPSAHLVVYDDGSSYSVLIGCTIGGFFGVLLVFGLWFMALQRSETLRTCFGGKETEEDLSSIVTKESQVK